The Trichoplusia ni isolate ovarian cell line Hi5 chromosome 20, tn1, whole genome shotgun sequence genome includes the window AGCCCTAAAGCCAACTTTTTTCTATAAGCAACAGATTCTTCAGGTGGATTTTCAGTTACAACTAGTTCatcttttaaagaatttattgcAGCTTGTAAAGTTTCGTTTTTAAACAACGGTTTCCCTATAAGAAACCTTTCGGTTGATGAAGCTCTGACAAACGATGGTGATAATCCACCGAACACTATTCTTGCTTGAACTGCTATATTTTCTGGagtcaatttatataaaaatcctGAATTCACTATTGCGTGTGCATTTTGAGACCGTGGCATCACCTAAGAAGAGAATTGTAATTGTATGAGTCGCAAATATCAATATTGTGCCTTCAAATTAAGAGTCATTTAAGCTGTCTCTACTCGTGTCAGTTCTTACCCTGGCTTACCTTGAAAGTCGTGAGTCTATACGTTTTGTTCAGCGGTGGTAGCatcacatttttaataagtttcttCTTCATGTCCATTTTTAGGAACTGCGTCATTGTTACAATTTGTGcgttattatttgaaaacactgaaaagaatattttactGTGTTAGAATAAGattcaaagtatttttgtgtgttcataattattttgatgatttttcttGGCTTGAAAACTACAAGTATtcctatcaaataaattaacgcAACGTTCAACTAAATAATTTCTCTTTTCCATTTCGTAAAAAAACGACTCTGGAATTCTATCCAACGACTAAGGAAATCATTCCTTTTGTGCCGGAGAATTCTCAAACATTCGACGCATTTGCACAACACAACTCTAACTCAGATCTAGCATACGTTCACAAAATGCTTGTTACGCGGGGATGTTACCTGCGCCACGTCGCCCACAGAGGGTTTGGCGTGacgattaataattataaacaaaaaaaacttactgaTGGTTAACTGTGCACCAACTGTCTCAAACAAGAGAAATATATCAGACTGAAACTCATTGTGCCTATGTTTTGTCATCAAATTGCCTGCAATGGAACCTACCTGAAACATAAACGTAAACTTTCACCGCCACAATTTTTAAAggctcgagcgatttttattCAACCTGTCAAAGTAACACTCGCTTATAATTCagctttaatacaaaataaacgaaattgaAATCTCTTAAtctgttcgggagctatgatgcacAGACAAACTAAACAAcacaacagaaaataaaattacttacattcCTGACTGCTACATGGGCTACTAATTTAATGTGATCGTGTAAAACATTGAGATAGCTAAAATATTCTTCCTTAGCAACTGCCTCAAATATGTCTAATAACTCACTAAGAGTATTTTCGGCTCCAACGATAAGGTTCTGATCTAAAATATAACCTTTCAATTCTGGGACTTCTTTAATATCTATTAGTATTTCAGGATTTTCCAGAATATCATCGTTCGGGTAAACGCCTGGAAGAATAACTACATATTCATCTCTGTTTAACTTATTAAAAGATAATACTTGATCATGGATCTCACCTTTAGCTGTATTTCCACAAATAAGTTTATATGAAGCATTCGTTTCagctataattttaaatacatcaaCTATTCTAGTGACTCTGTACCAAAACTTTCCATCTTTAAGATTAATTTTCACTATTCCATCGTCAATGCTCAAATCATTCATAGTTACAACGCACCAATCATTTTCATCACAAGGTTTGTTGCAagattttgttttgcaaatgcTCAAGTCTTCAATATCAGGGATTTCTATCGTTTTAGGAGTATCTGTGGCAAATGTTTTGAAGGCATCCAAAATTGATCTGTAGCCTGTACACCTGCATATGTTGGATGCTAACGATTGCTCTAAATCCAACATAGTCATATCTTTTTGATTCTGGAGGAGGCTGTAaggtaaatacattttcatgagatatctaaattaaaaaaaaatagtgacgGTTTTTGTAAAGTCTGTGTCGAATTGGTTgtggtaagtatttaaattgattaaaagtttaaaaaaaccagttggcaaaataaaattaaaaataattagcattaattataatgttacgAATTAAATATATGATTATCAGCAGCTGCAGTGAAAGaacattaatattagttaaagGAACATTGAAATTTACACCATTACAATTAAATGTACATAACTAGTTGACAAATAATTTGAACTAAATGCGATAAACACTTATTTCTAATTGagtttatttcattactttctTTTCTTCTTCCATTTCCAATAAATTGGAAGAAATTGGGCTTCCACAAGtcttaacttttattaaaattggcaCCGGTTTTAATGATATCTTATATGAATCATTACTGAACATGAATTGGAAACGGAACGTCTCCATCGCTGGTGTTGACTTCATTGCGGGTTTTGACCTAGCAGTTTTAAGAAGGTGCCTTTTAAGTCATCAATGTAATGCAGAATTGACTAACCTGTACATAGCCATGATCCATCCCGGTGAGCAGTACCCACATTGGGAGCCGTTGTACTTAGCTAGTGTTGTCTGCAGAGGATGGTAGCCTTTACGTCTATTGCCTACTTCTTCTATAGTAGTGATGTCTAGGCCATGACAAGCGGTGATAGGTGTCATGCACTTTGAAAAAAGATTAATTGTCAATTGATTATAATGTCATTCAATTTTTTAATGCTTATATAATAATGTGTGGTACATAGTATTGAAACTTTTAGTTTCCAGCTCATCATGGATCCTGCTAGGAACGAGGCTGTCCTCTCGTCCTGTATATCTAAGCTTATCCTTGGGCATAGGCCTGTGACCGAAAGGGACTCAGATGAGTCTATCAATATCAAAGGATTACAGGTCAGGAATTTTCAGTCCACCGAGTTTTCTCTCAGGGGCCTGTACCGTCACAACAGCCCTTGAGGAGAAGTGATTACTGGACTGAGTGCCTCTCAAAACCACCAACGAATAATCAAAATGGGCTAATCTGGAACCCAAGTGTGGAAAAACCTGCGCAACTCTACATCCAGTCATGGTTGGGCTCCGCAAAAGAATGTCCTTCCGCCAGAGATCTTAGTATTGTAATTACATTTCACATATTCCCTGCAATTGGGTAGGAGAGAAACGCACCGGTGCTTTCTCAGAGCAAAAAAAGTCTAGAAACTccatcagatttttttaaaaattttgcttatatttattttaaggagtCTTACCGAGTTGATGGAATAAGGTAAAGCTCCCTGTTTTCGCACGGACACCACGCACGCGCCACAACCGGCTTGCCGACACATGTATTTAGTCCCTTTTAACTCCAGCCATCCTCGAATATAATCTAATAGCATTACATTTGAAGATACTTCACATCCaactagaaataaatgaataaaattttgtaaaggtGAATTTTTCACCttatgcatttattatttatcaacctatatttatatatataaataaataaatagatgaaattcacaaacaaaacgctgcgaatttcattttttttaacataccgGAATACTCCACACCATTAACTTTGAAAGTAACTCGATCCATGTCTAACGTATGCTGAAGACCAACACACACTGCAATAGTTTACAATTTGCACAAATGCattataacaatgaaaataatgaaacatgcGACGATTCCACCGACGGGTACTACTAAGGTAATTCACTACGATATCACGATGAACTcacttagaaataattttatatgaacatTCAGAACAATGGCTATaggaattaaaaagtaaagtgaTGATTCCGAGATAAAAAAGCTACTcgcatttaaattgtaaaatgaatatttatataaaaaaccgATGTTGCCAGAATACAGATTAACGAATCAGTTTCTAAAAGGTTAATTAAAGACATTTATACAGTTATAGTAACTTATTACAACATGTATGACTACAAAAAGgcataaagcaaaaaaaaaccatcggACGCCTTCTTGAGCGgtattaaaaaatgcaaaaaaattagaaaaaaactcgaaaataaatcatGCCTCACAGAATTTTCACTCAATCGTGATATGAAATGAGAACCTGTAGTTGaacaataattgaatgaatttatacctattagcttaattaaataaataaatacttagcaACAATTAAcatgaatcattattaaaagaatatattgTATTAGCACTCTCCTTGCAGACACAGCggtttttgttttaggtataatatttatttttattatttatcacgcATGATTGCATGctaagcaaatatttgtaaaaaacctTTATTCGAATAgtttgtttcaaaaaataaatatctattgaaTTGGAActtatttaatggaaaaaaagATTAGGGACTAGGGTTATATTACTCCGCTTCTCCATCTTTTCGTCTGTCTATCCGCCTGGCCAGGTTGGATCCAGGCttccaggctgtatctcatgaaccgtgatagctttacaattgaaattttcacagatgctCTATTTCTGTGAGACTAtaacatcaaataattaaaataaacgtttgaGTTAAGCAATAGATGGTACGGTCATAAAGTTCATAAGTATCCAATTTTTGTGTCGGTCTTGTTTAAACTTAATCTCGTATGTTTTCATGAAAATggatgattattatttttaattcacgtCAGTCCTTACCTTACAAATATGTCATATTTCTTTAGACTTTAATGACTTAAACTAAGTACCTCTTTTAACatactatttaattataatacatcaacttaaaatatttgtacaatgcACTTTACTATGTATAGCACCTAATTTGTTGACCTTATTTCGGCacaaataccaataaaaaaccAGCAGACGATATAAGATCGAACGAACATTCACTTCATATTGCTCAGCTAGAATGCCTATCCAATCTTCGAGTGCATCCAATACCCGTAATGTATTGACATTCATATTCCTTCATCAGAAACGATGCGATACGAGCGCGGCAACGAATAACAAGCAAATGGGATTGGTGTGCGCTTGGTATGGGGGGGTCTTGACACTATAATACGTAGGTGTTATGACGGTGTTGCATTACTTAGGAAGAAAAGGACTTTATGTTcctaaaagaaatgaaaatttaattgtttataaaaatactagcttttcgcccgcggcttcgcccgcgtcgatgtcggttatatcgcgtttccaagagaaatcttcaaaagtccgggataaaaactattctatgttctttctcaaggtcaactctatctctgtaccaaatttcattgaaatcagtaCTGAACTGTTCagacgtgaaagcgtgacagacagacagacagagttactttcgcatttataatattatttagtaggGATAGTTTACTCCTTCACCCTGTATATGACTGTGAAGAAGTTACGTTGGTACTGCCCTGCGTTGGAATCGAAGATGCAACCGCGGGCATTCAGTTTAGAAGGTACATAGAATCTCAATGTCACCACAGTCTATTTAATTGCATGAGAAATAATCATGGCTAACtatgttttttgttgaaaatgcttatctatacttatctatactaatatataaagctgaagagtttgtttgtttgaacgcgctaatctcaggaagtactggtccaaatatttttgtattgaatagaacattcattgaggcaggctttaggctataaaccatcacgctgcgactaataggagcgaagatacaatggaaaatgtgaaaaaaacagggcaggtataaatcataacttatatcttctagctacggggacgaagtcgcgggcaacagctagttagcaATAATAAGCTTGTTGACCGTTTGATTTTGATATTCGTTgtgtcaatattatttatttttctagaacGATATTATTGCCAAGCGATTATATTCtgattaggtatattattataacaaaaaaaaaaaccataagtACTTGCTTTTTAAATC containing:
- the LOC113503920 gene encoding aldehyde oxidase 1-like, which gives rise to MDRVTFKVNGVEYSVGCEVSSNVMLLDYIRGWLELKGTKYMCRQAGCGACVVSVRKQGALPYSINSCMTPITACHGLDITTIEEVGNRRKGYHPLQTTLAKYNGSQCGYCSPGWIMAMYSLLQNQKDMTMLDLEQSLASNICRCTGYRSILDAFKTFA